From a region of the Oculatellaceae cyanobacterium genome:
- a CDS encoding acyl carrier protein gives MKIISTITNDSLHYQKTTLNAEVIQESIVGYIAELLEVEPYEVNTKARFNEYGLDSLSSVSLISHLESLIEQDLSPTLLYDLPSIEVLSQRLASGTTKLKVTL, from the coding sequence ATGAAAATCATCAGTACTATCACCAATGATTCACTACACTATCAAAAAACTACTCTGAATGCAGAGGTAATTCAAGAATCGATAGTTGGTTACATTGCGGAACTTTTAGAAGTTGAGCCATATGAGGTTAACACTAAAGCTCGTTTTAATGAATACGGTTTAGATTCATTATCATCAGTAAGTTTAATTTCTCATTTAGAGAGTTTAATTGAGCAGGATTTATCACCAACTTTATTATATGACTTACCTAGTATCGAAGTTTTGTCACAACGTTTAGCATCAGGCACAACAAAACTCAAAGTTACTCTCTAG
- a CDS encoding acyl-CoA desaturase has protein sequence MEASFSVESASISRANELLKKKTMSNSYIRLLQKRHFLLCDVLPLVGFIVAIACLWGKPISIVDTAVFLGMWFLTSVGITVGYHRYFTHRAFQAHPALRILLVILGSTGAEGPVLSWVANHRHHHRYSDEFGDTHSPHLHGTGWCNQLYGFWHAHLWWKISYDYPNPLYYAPELLRDKTICKVNQLYFVWVILGLVFPAVVAFSLTGNWISAWHGFLWGGVIRLYLGQQTTWCINSICHLYGTRSFDTKDKSTNNLWLALPTFGESWHNNHHAFQNSAKFGLQWWQIDIGYWVIAILQRLGLAWDVNQPTSEMMQSKSVRSQII, from the coding sequence ATGGAAGCCAGTTTTAGCGTTGAATCCGCATCAATTAGTCGTGCCAATGAGTTATTAAAAAAGAAAACTATGAGCAACAGCTACATTAGGTTGTTGCAAAAGCGTCATTTTTTATTGTGCGACGTTCTACCTTTGGTTGGGTTTATTGTAGCGATCGCCTGTTTATGGGGCAAGCCCATCAGTATAGTTGATACCGCTGTTTTTCTAGGGATGTGGTTTCTCACCTCTGTAGGAATTACTGTTGGCTATCACCGCTACTTCACTCATCGAGCGTTTCAAGCACACCCAGCTCTTCGGATTTTGCTAGTAATTCTTGGTTCCACAGGTGCAGAAGGCCCTGTTCTTTCTTGGGTTGCTAACCACAGACACCACCATCGCTATAGCGATGAGTTTGGGGACACCCATTCTCCTCATTTACACGGTACAGGGTGGTGCAATCAGCTTTATGGATTTTGGCACGCTCATCTGTGGTGGAAAATTAGCTACGATTATCCCAACCCGCTTTACTATGCACCGGAACTGCTACGGGACAAAACAATTTGCAAGGTTAACCAACTGTATTTTGTTTGGGTAATTTTGGGGTTGGTTTTTCCTGCGGTTGTAGCATTTAGTCTTACAGGTAATTGGATTAGTGCTTGGCATGGTTTTTTGTGGGGTGGAGTTATTCGCCTGTATTTAGGACAGCAAACGACTTGGTGTATTAACTCTATTTGCCATCTTTACGGTACTCGTAGTTTTGATACTAAAGATAAAAGTACAAATAATCTTTGGCTGGCTTTACCTACTTTTGGCGAATCTTGGCACAATAACCATCATGCTTTTCAAAACTCAGCTAAGTTTGGGTTGCAATGGTGGCAAATTGATATTGGCTATTGGGTAATTGCGATCTTGCAACGTCTAGGTTTAGCTTGGGATGTGAATCAACCTACATCAGAAATGATGCAATCAAAAAGCGTGCGATCGCAGATCATATAG